Below is a window of Cheilinus undulatus linkage group 8, ASM1832078v1, whole genome shotgun sequence DNA.
GgaaagttaattttttaaagtctcACAAGTAACAAAATACAGCCACAAgttaaacttgtgttttttaaattcatttattctGCCTGATGTTGGATTAACAGGTtcattcaactttttaaaaacaatttgctacactagcttgattttaaaaatttatcaGTGCCTTTGGAGACATTACGGCAAATTGACTGCCGTTTGTTTGACCACAAAGTATGTTTTAGATGAATATAAGAGCATTTTAGTGACATAAGAAATACAAAGCAAAATACATGGTTGTGGCTGATAAGTCTTACCTTGTGAAACCACATACAATTTCCAAGTAAAGTTTATGTATCTGAAAGCTAAGCAGTGGCACTGAAAAtctctgtttatgaaataaaaacatgaaggtAAATACTTTAAGTCTCAGCAGATTTTcgtgagttttattttgaaggttacGACCGGAAACATCGCCTTCATCTAGGATAGTGTTACGTTAGCAGCAAGGTCGAGCATTGGAGCTGTTGCTTGACATTTTGGATAATGTTACTGCAGCCATGGAGTGCTACCGCATGTGAACAGCGTGGTTTAGTTACAGTGAAGATGAGGGGATTTTTGTTAGGAGTTACTTCTGTCAGTACGCCATGCTTAAAAATTTCAGCAGAGTCAGAGTGCTATAAGTAGATTTTAGCCTTAGCTGACCTTACAGAGAGCTCGCATTGTAAACACGACTAGCTGGCAGCAGCTAGCTAAGGCAGATATCGACAAATATGAGCTCTGCTTCGAATCACGGAACCGTCAACGTTTCAGAGTCAGGGCTGCCCGGTACACCGGCTCCTTCCCTCACGTTAAGCGGACATGTCCAGCAGGTGTTCAGCCATGTGAAGGTAGGAAACCTGATCGCGGGACTGAGTGGAGGAGTTGTGTCAACACTGGTGCTTCACCCTCTGGATCTGGTCAAAATCAGGTTTGCAGGTACAGTATGACACGTATATGGAAAGTTACCATGCTATTTAAGTTACCAGAAATTTGTTTTGGAAATGTCTTTAAGTTAAATTAGTATAATATAGAAAAACCTAAGTGTCCCTTTTGTCCTTACATTGCAGTAAGTGATGGATTGGAATTAAGACCTAAGTACAGTGGCATTTTGCACTGTATGAAGAGTGTTTGGCAGCAGGAAGGACTCCGAGGACTCTACCAAGGAGTGACACCTAATGTTTGGGGTGCTGGAGCATCCTGGGGTCTCTACTTCTTGTTGTAAGTAATCAAAACCCCATTCTACACTTGACCATGCATGCATCTTcatctttaaaactttaaaacccATCCTAAGTGTTACACCCTCTTCCTCTACAGCTACAATGCAATCAAAGGCTACACAAAGGAGGGTCGTCAAACTGAATTAAGTGCCGCAGAGCACCTGGTGTCCGCAGCTGAAGCAGGTTAGTCCTACATGCATCTGGACACTGCTAAATTGCTGACACATAATGGCCTACAGCCAACAACAAAATGCCAGATAGTACTGCCCCAAGCTGGCTCTAGCAGACCAGATGGAGGCCTTTCCCAGGGTCACATGGAGCTGCTTCCTGTTGGCAAATGAAATTAGGAGCTGAAATTATGCTTCACTTATTATTTCAGGAATCACAAGGATTCTGAAGATGTCAGTAGTTAGTTTTGACTGCAGAAAACTTAATTAGATTTCTTCAGCACTTGGTCAGTGTGGTCTTTATTAGGCACACCTGACCAATGTTGCTAACTCACATATGCCTCCAATAAAAGTACCGCTTGATTTGATAGATTTGTTCAAGTAGATGCTCTGTGATTTAAATCTTGCAAAAAAGTTACTGAAGTAAGCAGAAGTCATCGTTAAGGCACTGAGATATATCTAATTTCTTATGTATTAATATTGTCAAATTAGATATAGGGTAAAATAGGATTGGGCGGTGTccaatccttttttttttttttttttttttttttttttgccgttAAACCTTCTGCACCTTCTCCGATggttgatttaaaataatatacaAGGAGCAGTTCAGGCCAAGCACTTGCTGGCAACTGGAGTGCACGCCTCTACAATTTTACAATccttgtaaaaaaaatgctgcttctACTGTCTCTTAGCATTTATTATAGGGGCActgataaaaaatgagttacattaGGAAGTTTAGACAAAAGGAGCTCATGAagtttagtctgtttttctccacctcacacatgcactctcttttcctctcacttgctcaaaagttatttaaaaaataataggaTCTGATAATTGTGAAGTAACATTTCCTGTGCTTTTAATCTGATAATCTGATAAAGATGGactgtaaatgtttatttacttaCCATATTCTGCTTGATCACAACTACTACACTTGTACATATGTATTAATTTCCATGGGCTCCACTGAGTTGTTAGGTTGCTCTGTCTGAAAGGATGACCTGACATCTTGACTTATTTAAAACCTGTGAGACAGCTTGATAAGTGCACAAAGATCCGTCTTGCTGTGAGATGagctttaaagcattttatttaatttttcatcattGATTTACCCtccaaaagaaaaactaaagcaTTTTAACCACACATTTCACTGGATTGCATCACAGTGTTACAGTTTGACTCTGGAAAATACCTTATGGAAGTGCTGTATAAGTCCATGTAAATTCTGAAtcctttgggtttttttttttttttttacatattctTTCTACATCATTTACATAACTTTTGTAGTTTTCTCAAACACAGGCAGTGCTGATGCTgctaaaaatagatatttacTTTCTTCACTATTAAACTGCTTATATTCAAGATGATAATTAAACATGGgtagaaagtaactaattatatttactcaaattactggaACTGAGTTGTGCTTTCTGAGTACTTTTTAAGATCAgtaattttaatttacttatGTATATTTTGTGGGAAGTTTTGCACTTCactacacttaaaaaaataccaagCGCTAGTAAAAATGAAGCGCTAAAAGCCAATAAAAGAAGGTTCTAGCTTTATGCCAAGCACATAAAACTGGTCAGTTCTTTCAGGCTTTGACAACTCATGCCGGTCAGCAGTACACAGCAAGAGAATGATTTCTACATTTCATCCCAAACCAATTGTTGCATTTTACATAAGGTTAAGTCGCACCttataatatattttaatattctTTTGTTGTAGTCATTGCCTGTGTGAAATTTGGCATTTGACCTGTGTGAGTTTGACTTAGAATAAACTTTGCATTGTCACCCTTGAGGCCTATATAGGGAGGCAtgagcctttccaaatcatgtccagatGATTTACCGTAGGTGGACCCCTgtggtgtagaaacatcttgTTTGTTTGGTCCATGTCACAAAGCCTTACTGTAATAACCTGGGATGAGTTGGGTGAGCAGTGACCACTTCAAGTATAGTTGTGGTATTACTTGTATTTTAAATGGTCTGTTTCTTCTTTCGCATTAGTTGGATATTAGCTTGAAATCACTTCATTCACCTCAGTCACattgcttttcttttctatCTGTTTGAGGAGTAACTAAACCAAATAATCCCATATGGAAGAGCTGGGATTCCAAGTTGTAGCCACATACATTAAAAAGTGcacatttttaataaactgaCAGTGTATTTTAGCAAATTTGTAGCTAACAAAGTCACCAACCTGTCCCCTCCTAGGCATCTTAACACTCACCATAACCAACCCGATCTGGGTAACCAAGACCCGACTTGTACTGCAGTACAATGCTGACCCGTCCAGGAAACAGTACAAGGGAATGCTAGATGCTCTGATCAAGATCTACCGCCATGAGGGAGTTCCTGGTTTATACAAGGTTAGACCTAAGTGTATCATGTTCTTTGAATTCATGTGGCAGTGTAATTCCTTTTCTTCCCCCAAAACATCAGGTAAGCTTTTTTCAGAGGAATGAGAACAAAAGATATTGTCTCTTGTTTCACTGTCTGGCTGAAACAGTCAGTTCATGCATCACCACTAGAGGGCATTACCAGCTCATATGGTGGAGAACTGTAATCCTATGAATAATTAGAATAACATCCAGAATTTAAGCATAATTTTGCTTCTTCAGAAACATTCAGAAAGTTCAGCTACCTTGCATTCCTGGTTATTTTTCTAAAAGAACATTACTTCATGAAAATCTGATTCAAGGTTTTTGATAAGCTTTATACAAAGCCATGGGCAATTAAAAATCTATAGATAGTGCATGACATAGGTATTATCAAGTAAAATACTGACTTAGAAACCTTCTCTTGTCAAAGGGTTATGTTCCTGGTCTGTTTGGCACATCCCATGGAGCACTGCAGTTCATGGCCTATGAAGAACTAAAGAGAGACTACAACAAATACAGGAAAGTGCATTCAGATGCAAAGCTGGTGAGTCATTACTTCCATGAGCCATAAAGTctggaaatatgttgtttgATGTTGAATAAAACTCAGACATAAAGCCTTAAACTTTTCAATTTAATGAGACTGAGCCCTCAAATAAGTACTAGTATGAGTGACTCATCAGTTTTCCCACTCTGCACTTTTCTCTCTGCGACTCCAACTGTTTATCTGTGTACATAGAATCCTTTGGAATATATCACAATGGCGGCATTATCCAAAATATTTGCTGTGGCCACAACGTATCCATATCAGGTGGTGAGAGCTCGCCTGCAGGACCAGCACAATAGATACAATGGAGTTATTGATGTCATCAGACGGACATGGAGGTATGATACTGGTCTAGTCTGTTGTATGGCTATTTAAACAATTTGTGGGCTTTCTAAGTCATTACCATTTTTCCCCCTGTCTCTGCAGGAATGAAGGTGCCATTGGTTTCTATAAAGGAATCATCCCAAATTTGATTCGTGTCACGCCTGCTTGCTGTATCACTTTTGTGGTTTATGAAAATGTGTCTCGTCTCCTGATGGGACAAAATAAATGAGGCTTAAAGTCTGGCAGGGGCCTCTGCAAAGACTCTAAGCTCCCACTGACGTGATGAGAGATACAGAGGGAAAGGAGCAGAATGAGGCACAACTTGGAGTGCTGTGCATGTGCTATGTGTGAGGCATTCATTTGCACTGAGAGAGCTGGCTGGGCAAAGGAATCGACAGTGGCATTTATTTTGGACTCTTACTGAATATGTGCAACAGAATGGAGCCGGAGATCAAACTGATCTTTGATCTAGATTCAGGACGAACACTTTGCCTTCTTTGGgaaaaaagtatgtttttgtCACACCAAATGACACTCTGCTTtgatgttagtttttttttcttcttttttcatatAACATGACGGTCACTTGGTCAGCATTTCATGTATGAGTAGAGGAGGTTGAAAAATgtgtgatcatagtaatgtttacAATCAATGTTTTCTGGCAGCAGAAAGGGAGACATCAAATATGAAAGGCAGATTATTAGCAGCTAATTGTTTGTCTTCTCAGGTGTCTTATTTGCATGTGTGCATCATATTAGTTTGTCTCTtataaattatttctttttgtgaACACACAgcaacaaagaatatttttttcaaacacatgATTACATGATTTATCTTAATacatttttggatttcattatcctgaaaaaaaatgtaactccATTGCTTTACAAAGTTTTATGATGAAGTTTAAGCTGTGATTCATCTGCATTGTCATTGTTTAATGTATATTGTACATTAATAAAGTATTTCTGACTACACTGAATCAAGAGCATGTTATTTCAAAGTTTCTAAACAAGCATTTAGGTAGGTGGGTAAGGCTTTTTTACCCATAGCAGAGGTTGCGCACATTCTACACACTTTTCCTTTTTGATCAGTTTGGCTGTGTTCATGTAAAAGGCATGAATTTTGGcaagattttacatttttatttgatcttgttATTTCCAGATCAGCTCCTACAGTAAGACTTTACTATATGGTTTACAAGCAAGAGTTACACTCATGTTGTTAAGTTCAAAAAGAGcaccattgaaacccattcaaactgcatttttctTATCTCACTTCCATTGAAGCATAATACAAGCATTTTATTATATCTGTGTTAAAGGTCacaaaatacaccttttcaggcttttctagcaaaaatatgtgcctatggcctgttcacaatccccccaagaatcagaaaaatccattccccacccttctctttctctgcctttcATATCTCcatattttcccctcatgatgtcatgtggagagttagcacCAGGCCCCCTGTTTAGAAcgagttgtttctgtgtctgtggcttttaaTGTTACCTAGCTGTCTGACTACACCActcacaggaaatggatgtggttctcctGGGGGGATGggggtgctaactccccacatgacatcatgaggggaaattctgAATACAGCTTGTTTCATTTCAGGAAACATTTTCTGAACGGTGGAGAAAAGGTGGGGtggttctgattcttggggggatttaggacaggccaggagcacatatttttgtaagaaaatcCTGTATTTGTGTAATATATCCCCTTTAACATtgaaagccacagacagaaacggctcattctgaacagagctgaaacagaggggtttttagacatgcaaaaatccaatattggagtgtttttactcagcagcaaacttcacaggcatgtttaagGGACCTCTGAgcccaatataaacttgtcataaagggttaaaatatgtgacctttaacctgggCTTTGCCTTGGAATTGGTCATTTTACTACTCTCCACCAGATGGCACCGTTTTGACAGTATTTTGCatatggtgaaaaaaatgcaacaataataatgcttaaaaatgaatgttgctgcttatcattgacatatcccaggctataaaaattcaagaaaaaaatctatagaaaataaatgtttttcatttaaaaaaatgggagaatcatgacaaaaattgcattttaagggttaaaatcttgaaaaattaatgaatatataatatcaataattaggtttaggtggaaaaaaaaagcttaatgaAAGTAGAATGAATCATTAAAGTATAATATTTTTCAGAGCTACTGtattaaaagcacattttttgttCTTAGCAGCTTAACAGAATGTTACATtgcacaaacaaacaacaaaaaaacattctttgaATGCAGTATATTGAAAACTcacttttctgtttatttttttcatctaaaaaacatggcagcatcatgacaaaaactggcattcGAAGAGTTAAAATCgttaaaaatgaattatttgatatcaataattagGTAAGTTGCAGGTGAAAAAATAGCTCaatgaaagtagaataaaaaattaatgtatatatttttttatagcTACCGtattaaaagtgcattttttgcactttagcAGCTTGAGTGTGACTAATATTGAAAAAATCACTAAAGTTTAATACCAATGTACCTTTCCTGGCAATATTGATGAATACAAATAAGACGTGTGTAAAGAATTGAATCAGTGTCGTGGCACAATGTCTGTTAACTGGTGAACATGCACCAGTAGCACCCATGAACAGAGAAGCTACAGTACAAAGTTTATTTCTGGTAGACAGAATGACACAGTATTCTTGTTTATAGGCCTGTCAGCTATTATAgtatttaaacaaaacaataaaacattcaaGTTACCATCAGTGATGCTGGGACGCCTCAGCTAACCAAACCTGATCATTTTGGGGAGCCAGATAACATACTGTTATACTACCAAGACTGGCCCCTCCTGTACGTGGATCATGGTTTCTATTTTGGAAGTTCCTCAACAATAATCCTGGATACTGAATTCCATCCTGTAGATGCGTCACCTCTGGGGTAGTCAGAACAGGTCCCCACCCACACAGCGACGTCCACCAACCCTCCTTTGATGCCCTCACACAGCCCCTCAACtggagagaaaaaaggagaagatgCAGCAAATGAATAAAGGGGAAAACCCAAACTGCTCTCAGATGTGGAAATTGTTAAACCTTACCCAATTTATAAAACCCCAGTTGAGAgtggaaaattttattttatagctGGGAGAGACAAAGTTAAAAACACTTCTTGCATGTGGCTGCCTACTGTTGTGGACTCGCCCAACGACAATAGCAAATGGGTCTGAGTATATTTAGACAGCcatgcagtttttctttttattattttgcttcCATTTACCACGacaattgattaaaaacaaagctattaaaatgtgactaaagcgtcatttaaaaaaatatggctTTAACCTTTCATGAAATACAGAGAGACTTTTGAGAGATATAAGGGGCTCAAAAGTATTTGAAAAACATCCACAGTTTTTGCTACTTGGATGCAAATCTTTTACAGTCAATAACTGCCCGAAGTCCACGGACAGCACTCAGTTCTGAGTTTCATCCCTGGAGATGTTTGCCAGGCCTGAACTGCACCCAACTTTAGTTGCTGGTTTGTGGATCTTTAAGCCTTCAGTTTTGTCTTCAATAATTACAGCCTGCTCTAGGGCCTAGCTTGGGCAACTGACTTGGCTGTTGAAGAAATTCCTTTTCTTTGCCTTCACAAACTCTTGGGTTAGTTTCACAATGTGTCTGGGGTCATTATACGGttatggacgaaagtattggcacccctgaaatttttccagaaaatacaccatttctcccagaaattgttgtaattacaaatgttttttgtatacacatttatttcatttatgagcatttgaacaacacacaaaaaactgtggctaaatcattttatttcaagcatgtggtgctcatttaaactcacctgtggcagtaacaggtgctggaaatgtagaaatcacacctgaagccagttagaatgtataaaagttgactcaacctttgtgttgtatgcctgtgtgtgtcacaccaagcatggggAACATAAAGAAGAGccaagaattgtctgaggacttaagacacaaaattgtggaaaaatatgaacaatctcaaggttacaagaccatctccagagatcttgaaattcctttgtccactgtgcgcaATATAATCAAGacgtttataacccatggaactgtggctaaaccccctggacgtggacagaagagaaaaattgacaaaagaatgcaacgcaggatagttggaatggtggataaacatcatcagtcaacttccacacaaattcaggctgtcctgcagactcagggtgcaaaagtgtcagctcgaaCCATACAttgtcatctgaatgagatgaagcactatggcaggagaccaagaagtaccccactgctgacaaagagacataaaaaagccagactggagtttgcaaaaatgtacctgattaagcctcaatccttctgggagaacattttgaggacagatgagactaaagtagagctttatggaaaagcacgtcattctaatgtttacagaaaaaggaatgaggcctacaaagaaaagaacacagtatctacagtcaaacatggtggaggttcaaggatgttttggggttgttttgctgcctctggcactgagtgccttgactgtgtgcaaggagtcatgaaatctggagactatcaagagtttttgggccacaatgtagggcctagtgtcagaaagctgggtctgcgtcagaggtcatgggtgttccagcacgacaatgacccgaaacaaacctcagaaagcaccaagaaatggttggaaacAAAGCGCTGGaaagttctgaagtggccagcaatgagtctggatctaaatc
It encodes the following:
- the LOC121513171 gene encoding mitochondrial folate transporter/carrier-like — its product is MSSASNHGTVNVSESGLPGTPAPSLTLSGHVQQVFSHVKVGNLIAGLSGGVVSTLVLHPLDLVKIRFAVSDGLELRPKYSGILHCMKSVWQQEGLRGLYQGVTPNVWGAGASWGLYFLFYNAIKGYTKEGRQTELSAAEHLVSAAEAGILTLTITNPIWVTKTRLVLQYNADPSRKQYKGMLDALIKIYRHEGVPGLYKGYVPGLFGTSHGALQFMAYEELKRDYNKYRKVHSDAKLNPLEYITMAALSKIFAVATTYPYQVVRARLQDQHNRYNGVIDVIRRTWRNEGAIGFYKGIIPNLIRVTPACCITFVVYENVSRLLMGQNK